TGATGTCGTTGCTTTGGCTGCCATTTCAGGCGTAGTCGTCGTTCCTTGGCCCGCTCCTAAGCTTCTACTACCCAGCTTCCCAGCTtaggaaaaacaattttgcaaaatttattttatagcaaaatTATGCCAAACATttggaaaatgtttctatGTACTCCCCGTTGTTGTTTCTCCAGCCGTTTGGGAAATgtggatatatatatgtggggGATATCCACACACATGCGTGTGACCCGCTTGGAAGCTGGCCcagaatttattttagaatcGTAAGTATTTCTGCTCTCGTGCCATCAACTTTGGCTGAAATTATTTGCTCGGGAGGTCCTGTCTGTTGTATAAACTTGGATAATGTAGCGCAAATAGttgcttattatttattctctTTTATTGCTGCTGGCCAAGGCAGAACTCAACCATTGTCTTGGCCCGGCTCTTTATGGCCTTTTATTTTTCGGGTAATTTATTTGTGCTCCGGCAGAAATTAGTTGGAATATTTCAGTTGTTAATTAGGCATGCGTGAAATTGGGCAAAGTTTTGCCTGGCTTTTGAGTTGCGAGTTGGGAATATGGGCTAGACATATGGCAAAGATTCAGTGAACTATTTTCGCTCCTTCAAAAAGTGGCTTTCTCACGCCTTAAATTtgagttaattaaatttctgtgTAACCCGCAGCAAAGTTTACGGTTTTCGATAGGAGAGTCCTTTGGGTGGGTTGGAGTTGGAGTGTATGTGTGCGATAAGGATTCCTCATTTCGGGCAAGTCCCGTCCCACCCTCGTTCTTACGAAATAATCAACATAAAAGCTTCGGTTACTTATTACACTTGTGCAAATACTAGACTAGAGAGTCGGGTCTCTAGCGCTCTTTAGAAATACAAACCGAAAATGGGGGAGGAGATGGGGTATACGTATCATGCCATACAGACTAAGTACTTGGAACCTACGAACTGGGGATGCGATAATGCCAGTGAAATACGGATTCAATTAAGGCGCGGAACACAAACATGCAACACAACACAATGGAGTGGCAAACGAAAGACAAGTTGCACAAACTGAAGAGAGGAGCTGGGATCCCCATCAACAACATTCAACATTCAACATCGACATGCGACAGGTTTGCACTTCGTACTCACAGTTGGCGGCGAAATCTCGGGGACGACGGGAACGGAAACGGGAAGGGGCACAGATGCCGAGGCATTCTGGCCATGTTGCAGATACACTAATGGACCGCCCGACTGACGCGGCTGCTGGACAATGGGCGGCGATGATGAGGAGGCAGCTGAAGTTGAAGGAGCTCCTGCGGCGGCTCCTTTGTCGAACTGATAGTACATGACGTCGGTGGCGGGCGCCGTTCCTCCGTAGagcggcggaggaggtggcGGCGGATCGGCGGTCTGCGAACCAGAGATGTGGTAAGGGGAACCCCCCgtagctgctcctcctcccggCATCTGCGGCATCTTGTAGTTGTATATGTAGGGCCTTTCGTACTCTCCGCCATGTATGTAGGACAAGAAGAGATCCGACTTGGCTGGCTGCAGGCCaaagcctcctcctcctcccccggAGGAGACCTGACCTGACCTCTGACCCAAGGGACGATTGTGGCCCGCTCCCGAAACACTGCTGCTGGCATAGTGCAGGGGATAGCAGCCCGCCTGGGTTAGCTGGGAGTTACCTCCCGTGAGGAGCTGCGTCTTGGTGAGACTCTGCCCCGAGAGCCTCCTGGTGGGCACCCCGATATCCGACTTGGCATCCCGCCGCTTCACATGCGACACCTGCGTCGAGGGACCCTGGTAGTAGTACGGCGATGCCGGATTGCTGGGCCACTCCACAAAGCTGCGCTGCCGGCTGAAAGCACCACCACCATGGGAACCACCCGGACCACCACCATTACCAGAGGTTATTCCCGTGTTCCCGACCAGATTGCTAATGCTGCCCCCCGCCACTCCACCCGCCACGCCCCTGGAGCTCCTGGCCAGCGCATTGTTCAGGCTGAACTTGTACTGGTTGTTCTCGAAGGTCGTGTAGTGGAGCAGCCGGTTGGCCGGCGAGTTAGTAGCACTACTGGGATTTGGATTCTGATTCGAATTCGAGTTCGGATTGGAGTTAGTCGAGCTGGAACTGTGGACGGGAGCCAGGCCCGAGGAGCTCTGGGAGCCCGGGTTAGTGGATGATGGCGAGGAGGTGGCGTATTTGTAGGTGCTCTTCTGATTCTggcgctgctgctgggcgAACAGCgaacgctgctgctgctgctggttacTCACGGTCTGCTGCATCAGGTTGTTGTACGTCCCGCCGCCGCCCCCCGTGGCACTGCCCCCCGACTTCCGGTGCGATCCGCTCGAGGCGCCGGAGGATTTGTTGGTGCCGTAGCGAGTGCTGTCGCTGGATCTGTCGGTTAAAGGGGGGTTAAAGGGGGATTAAGTATTAAGTTGGTGGATATCGAATATTTagagaacaaatattttataacgtAAAGTAAATGGGGCATTATATAAATATCTCAAAGGTGGGCTAAAAGggaatttagtatttagttGGTTGAAATCAAATATTCACAGAGCAAATAGTTAAGAAAATCCGAAAAATCTATTTCTTTCGGTTAGAGGAggattaaaattttagttcgttaaaattaaatattttcagatcaaatattttagaaaattcgaagtaatacatttttttttttaaaactttgctttatttttgaattggcCAAATTtctagaattaaaaaaaatttaataaacctCATATATCTCACCTTTCCGATGAATATGCATAGTCCTGATCAGCTCCCAGTCCCGAGTCAGTGTGCTCATGGGAAACGCGAAGAGCTGAGTTCTCCAAGGGACTCAGATTAGAGCCAGTGGGTGAGATAAAGTCACCCATGCTCATGCTGGACATCATTCTACAGACCAAACCATCATGAATCATAAATATaaactcatttttagaaaaagttcCCAGGCCTTACCTAACTAAACCATTATTCCTTTCACACTCCCTTGACGAAATAGTGCTGGCCGATCGTATGGAACCATTTTTGGGCGCATGTCCTCCGGTGCCAGGACCTCCGTTGGCTTCGTGTGGATGCGAGCTTTGATAGTAAAGTCTACAATTATATACATGGGTTAAGTACGAGATGATATAAATgagaaagaaaaactaaagaaGAGACCCCCACCTTTTAATTATAATCTAAGGATCTAAAGATACTTACCCCCTAATGCGATCCACACGATTCCTGGCCTGACCCGTATTACCCGATCCACTGCCATTGGTGATGGTGTTGCCCGATCCCGTGCTCTTGGCTCCCACGCTGCTCTTGCTGTTGCTCTTGTGGATCTTCAGGTTGGAATTGGACCTCTTCGAAGTGGTCTCCACCACCGTGTAGGGGATCTCCCTCAGCTGCTGCTCCGACATGCCCTCCGTGTCCACCAAGTCGAATTGTAGGTGCTTCGCCAGCTCACTGTTCCACATGCGACTGCGCGATTCCGATGGTGATctaaagaaataattataaaaaatttaaaaaaaattataagataAATCTTATTAATTAGTTTGTTCTACTCACTTATTCTTTCGATGCCTCCTCGACTTGTGGTGCGAATGGGTGTCCGAGTGGCTATCGTTGCTGTGGAGACTCCTTGCCACCATGCTGCTCTTGGAAACTGCCGCCTGTTGCACCGAACTCTGGCCCAAACTGGCCTCCGCCTGGCGCCTCTGCACCTCCCGCCACTGGGATGTGGAATCTATCAGCTCGGCACTGCCACTCCTCATCGAGGAGCTGCGATGACCAGAGTAGCTGCGTCCCCTTGTGCTATCGTGATCCGATCCTCCGGCCGAATCCCTTCGGTGCCGATGCGATCTGCGGTGCTTGCGATGATGCGAACGCCCTGATCTTCCCGAGCGACCTGATCCCCTGGAGAGCTCGCTTTCGTTATCGGAGGTGCGACGATGACGGTGCTTATgcctaaaaaaataagaattagTATTAGAAAAAACCAAGATCTCTGGCGATAAGATCATTAGgcaaattatatatttcatatttttacgcCAGAAAACAGTGACTTTCTCATTTTTAAACCCAATAATATCTTTTCCGATAAGATACGTATAAAAATTGGGAAATTCGATCTTCCCCGATAAGATAAACGATCCAATTTAATAAGTAAACATTCACTTTAATCCCGGCACTCAAACTAGGCGCATGCTTACGGATGTCCAAGTCGATAGGGTTTACTGGGGCTCAAAAAGTCACATTTACTAGACTGGTTGGGCTCTATCTTAACCTTTTCAGGGACACTATCAGAGTTATTTAACAGTTGATGGCTTTAATTCGCCTAGTACGATAAAGTATGCACGCGTCACATTTATCTAGTTTTTTTTCTATCGGAGTTTTAGAATATGTAGATGACTTTTGGGAAGGTCAAACTTGGGTCCAAGGtctattaaatgaaataatctcTCTTGATGGGCAAGGAATTTGCATATCACtactatatttaaatttaaaggtttATGAAGGAAATTTAAGACTTTTCTTTATGATTTTATCTAATGTTTGGTGTGTTTTCAAGatctaaaaaatatgtaattgaTTTATCTGAATatagatataaaaatattactaagaatgttttctattattttatctAAGGTTTTCccgttctaaaaatatttattaaaaatattttaatcatcaTTACTTACTTCCTAGTCGACCTCGAGTCGTTGGAGGAGTGGCTCTCCACGGAACTGGAGCGGTACCGCTGCTGCTGATGGGAGGCGGATGAGGAGCTGGCCCGCTGCCGCTGGTGGTgcgtggaggaggaggtggcccCAGCCCCTCCCGACGACGACTGGTGGTGCGGATGGTGGCTAGTTCCATGGCCGTGACTGTGGTggctgtggtggtggtgcagcCCTCCTCCCGCCGTACTGGCGGATCTCACGGATCGCGGACTCGAGGGATTGTGGCCGAAGAGGCTCCTCTGCTGGGATCTCGGCCAAGGAGCACTCCTTGTACTCCGCGGGGAGTCCGGTGTCTGCAGGTTGCccccgctgttgttgttgtagctgctggagttgttgttctgctgctgctgctgatggcaAGGTCTTATCCCCAAGCTAGTGGGTATACTGTAGGTGGAGCGATAGGGACTGTCGTAGTTGCTTTAGAGGGGGGAAAAACGAACGAAGAAATAGATTAAAGGCGGGGGATCAGTCAGCGCGATCTCGCATtattttgccataaatttaaattgtttaacatAAACGTTGATTAAAGTCCTCTGCGGCCTGGAAGGCCATTTAGGCTGTCCAATTCGATCTGGGGAGGCTGGAACCCCAGATTCCCTTTCCCTCCTACCAATCCAGCAATCCACCAAGATCGACACAGACAAATAATGCGCGTGTGCAAAATTGAGTAATTGCCGCACTGGCAATCAGCGGGCAATCATTTCGTAGTCTCAGGAGTTCGGTATACCAGATTCCAGATCACAGATCGCAGCAGATCCCAGAAAACCCAGAACGTGCCTGGTGATTTATGCTCCCTGGGATCTGCAGTGATTGGCCTGATGTTTGGGCTTCTCTTTGTTTGCAAATGATAAATGACGCGGGCTATTTGCTCATCTCATGCCAGTCCCTGTCCAGGAATCCAGCCATCCAGCTATCCAGCGATTACGATTGGCTTCTATTACCTTATTTAGAGCCTCACCTGAGCGTGTAATTTATGCACGGATGGTGGGCAAACACTTACACTGGACAGGTCTCGGGAAAACGGTCTCTGGTAATTGTCTAATTTGGTGTGGTTTTCTTCTTTAGATACAACTGAAAGTATGCACTCCCCTACTGCTTTTAGCATGACTCAATTTCTGCCAAAAAACAtccatgatttttatttggccATATAATTTGATGTTTGCAGccataaaacatttaataaatgcTGCGTCTAGACAATGTAACTGCCTCCGAAATGGCAACTAAATGGATTTTGAACACGAAttcgaaacagaaacagagaaTCGAGTGCCCGAGGGCACTTGAGACGGAACAAAAGTAAAGGAGCATATCTATCCATCCTGTTTGTCCTGTCAAACGCaagcggaaaagcggaaaaaggCGGAAAAGGGCGAAGGGTCTTGATGAAGTGCTCCGGCTGCATTCCTTTCAAATTGAACCCGGCGATTCCGAATGGCAAtagcaatatatatattttttggaaaattaaaaagagaTCAAAGGCGGCTGCTCTCCCACATAAGAGCCACATGAGAGCTCTTATGgcctgcacacaaaaaaaattcgatatgaaaaaGGATCAATTCtatcttatttcatatcaataataaaACGATATGAAGTATAaaccaaatttagtatttttagaacagagaatataaaataagataaaaataaactttttcatatcgttttgacctttaagaaatataaaattaacctgcacatatcaatttgatcttcttccaactttttttctgtgtgcctTTGGCTACCAAAAATGATTACTAAAAAGCAAAAAGGACTTGGGCCAAAAAAAGGACAACTACATGCGTCAAAGGAAGCAGCTGCCGTATATAAATGGGCAAAGTGCAGACTGGGGTACTCTACACATGGGTAAATCAAAACTTTTGTGCGCGGAATGAAAACAAATGATGGGCTGTACTCACTTGGAGATGGTGCCCATGCCGGGCTGAGGCAGTGGCCTGTTGCCCATGTGGCTGCCTCCTAATCCTCCCGCTCCACTTCCTTggccattcccatttccattcccatttccactcCCATTGCCGTTGAAAAAGTCATCAATCACGCGGCGCGGCTGGCGTTTCGAGGGAGTTCGGGTGAAGGCTGGCGGAGATCGTCCGGCGGAGAGTGCATCCTTCTCCGTTTGCTTGTCCGGGCGACTTTTTGGTTGAGTTACGGGTTCGGGTTCGGGTTTGGCAGACATGCGGTGTTTGGTTGGTTGGGCAACATAAAAGTAGGCATAAAGGCGtccaaaaatattaacaacCAAATGGGGGAAAtgccgaaaaaaaatcatagaaGACGCTAATAATGAACAGTGAACCATAAAAAGGTtgtaaaacacacacacaaacagtaAAATAAAGCCCGAGTAACTGGCAAACTTTCATTTGTTTCTCAAATTAAAAACGTTCTGCTCTTGGGGCGGTCATAAAATGAGCCGACGACGCccctaaaataaaaacttttcttctattttttcGTTGGCCACTAGAAATGGTTTGCCAGCCAAGTTAATAGTTTCACTGAGTTACGGTTGGACTCCACGTGGACTCCATTTTGGGCAGGATGATAGGATGGCGGGTAGCAAGAAAGTTTACCGCAGCAACTAAATGGTCAGCCGCAGTCACCGCAAATGTCCAGTCATAAACATGAAGGACCTGGAGCCCCGGAATCCCCTGAATCCCCCCTGAAAACCCCTCGATTCCCTGCCACATTCGTCATGCACAATTGCCTGCATTTGGTGAGCCAAGTTGGCTTAGAGCCGCCTTTTCGCAGAAAGTCATTAGTGGGCTTTGCACTCGAGTTGCTTTTTGGCTGGCTGCCTGGAGGCCCCCTAATCCCCATCCCCCTACCCATTCGAGTTCCCTCTGCAGATCCGACATTTTTATTGGACTTCCAATTAGTTGACCATGCAGGCGATGGCGTAAACTTGATCTATGAACACTGCTTGGGTTGCACTGCTTCGGGTGAATCGGGCATTTGGCATCTGGCTGCCTGCTTCTGTTTGGCTTTGACTTCGACTTTGGCTTACGCTTTTGGCCAGAGATGAGTTCTAATTGGTTCGGCGGGAAACTCGAGGAGCTGACATGCGAACTGGGTTCATTTTCGCGTTTTCAGGAGGTCTTCTACGAAACTGGAGTGGCTCTTGATTAGGTCCCGACTTTAAGAGCAGGATttataaaatcagaaaatagtAGGTATCTCTAACTGTCCTTATACCATTTTTACTttcaattttctttatataCAATTAGGAAAAAATTtctaagaaattttaaaaaattttaaatagaattataaaatattgaaataattttccCTTTTAATAAGATTTTATCTAGTCCTATATCCCCCGCCataatttaagataaataGACCCTTGGAATGCCCCTTACATTCCATCTATCCTCTTCAGAACCAGCTTGTCCGTTCActtgtccgtccgtttctagaGCCCAGCCCCATTCGTCCACTTGAGCTGCCCCTTAATGAGCTAATCACATGAGGTGCTTTTCGGGGCCAGGAATTGAACTCGAGTGTCTGGGCCATTGGAATTTGTTACGTCTTAATTGGCTGCGCTTTTGGGCTTGGCCAATAAATTAGGC
This portion of the Drosophila takahashii strain IR98-3 E-12201 chromosome 3R, DtakHiC1v2, whole genome shotgun sequence genome encodes:
- the LOC108058261 gene encoding uncharacterized protein isoform X1, which codes for MNCLCRPSRIMSVRINLLDETEFIHEIKDDLPGQALLDVVFARLNLIETSYFGIRYIDEENQTHWLDPASRISRQLKPKSDAYDLYFGVKFYAADPCKLLEEITRYQLFLQVKQDVLQGRLPVAFELAAELGAFVVQSELGDYDQRRHSKGYVSEFRLLPNQSNELETRVSELHQQLKGMSPSSAELNYLDKVKWHDMYGVDLHPVLGEDSVEYFLGLTPSGIVVLRNKTTVAHYYWPRIAKVYYKGRYFMLRISDKNNELSTYGFETPRKSACKHLWRCCVEHHAFFRQVRVAPLPSSQSHAADLFQLGSRFRHSRPDKQTEKDALSAGRSPPAFTRTPSKRQPRRVIDDFFNGNGSGNGNGNGNGQGSGAGGLGGSHMGNRPLPQPGMGTISNNYDSPYRSTYSIPTSLGIRPCHQQQQQNNNSSSYNNNSGGNLQTPDSPRSTRSAPWPRSQQRSLFGHNPSSPRSVRSASTAGGGLHHHHSHHSHGHGTSHHPHHQSSSGGAGATSSSTHHQRQRASSSSASHQQQRYRSSSVESHSSNDSRSTRKHKHRHRRTSDNESELSRGSGRSGRSGRSHHRKHRRSHRHRRDSAGGSDHDSTRGRSYSGHRSSSMRSGSAELIDSTSQWREVQRRQAEASLGQSSVQQAAVSKSSMVARSLHSNDSHSDTHSHHKSRRHRKNKSPSESRSRMWNSELAKHLQFDLVDTEGMSEQQLREIPYTVVETTSKRSNSNLKIHKSNSKSSVGAKSTGSGNTITNGSGSGNTGQARNRVDRIRGLYYQSSHPHEANGGPGTGGHAPKNGSIRSASTISSRECERNNGLVRMMSSMSMGDFISPTGSNLSPLENSALRVSHEHTDSGLGADQDYAYSSERSSDSTRYGTNKSSGASSGSHRKSGGSATGGGGGTYNNLMQQTVSNQQQQQRSLFAQQQRQNQKSTYKYATSSPSSTNPGSQSSSGLAPVHSSSSTNSNPNSNSNQNPNPSSATNSPANRLLHYTTFENNQYKFSLNNALARSSRGVAGGVAGGSISNLVGNTGITSGNGGGPGGSHGGGAFSRQRSFVEWPSNPASPYYYQGPSTQVSHVKRRDAKSDIGVPTRRLSGQSLTKTQLLTGGNSQLTQAGCYPLHYASSSVSGAGHNRPLGQRSGQVSSGGGGGGFGLQPAKSDLFLSYIHGGEYERPYIYNYKMPQMPGGGAATGGSPYHISGSQTADPPPPPPPLYGGTAPATDVMYYQFDKGAAAGAPSTSAASSSSPPIVQQPRQSGGPLVYLQHGQNASASVPLPVSVPVVPEISPPTMTSNSSSHSCSEDEAMMVLEALRMENAQTTNDDETEDTEDDEAAEAEDMFDADAPLMSPTGSHNSSSNNNNSSSNCLANNNMGSRSSTSTNINFDNCNANVYNGQQQQAKQLGPITGGSQTLNSPTLNANTNTNLNLNPNLNPSSHTSNSLTNASPPPNTTTATATTATGTATSTSNANLQQNQNQNQNQNISSSLEIILSPIIQSSRRAQL
- the LOC108058261 gene encoding band 4.1-like protein 4 isoform X2, translated to MNCLCRPSRIMSVRINLLDETEFIHEIKDDLPGQALLDVVFARLNLIETSYFGIRYIDEENQTHWLDPASRISRQLKPKSDAYDLYFGVKFYAADPCKLLEEITRYQLFLQVKQDVLQGRLPVAFELAAELGAFVVQSELGDYDQRRHSKGYVSEFRLLPNQSNELETRVSELHQQLKGMSPSSAELNYLDKVKWHDMYGVDLHPVLGEDSVEYFLGLTPSGIVVLRNKTTVAHYYWPRIAKVYYKGRYFMLRISDKNNELSTYGFETPRKSACKHLWRCCVEHHAFFRQVRVAPLPSSQSHAADLFQLGSRFRHSRPDKQTEKDALSAGRSPPAFTRTPSKRQPRRVIDDFFNGNGSGNGNGNGNGQGSGAGGLGGSHMGNRPLPQPGMGTISNNYDSPYRSTYSIPTSLGIRPCHQQQQQNNNSSSYNNNSGGNLQTPDSPRSTRSAPWPRSQQRSLFGHNPSSPRSVRSASTAGGGLHHHHSHHSHGHGTSHHPHHQSSSGGAGATSSSTHHQRQRASSSSASHQQQRYRSSSVESHSSNDSRSTRKHKHRHRRTSDNESELSRGSGRSGRSGRSHHRKHRRSHRHRRDSAGGSDHDSTRGRSYSGHRSSSMRSGSAELIDSTSQWREVQRRQAEASLGQSSVQQAAVSKSSMVARSLHSNDSHSDTHSHHKSRRHRKNKSPSESRSRMWNSELAKHLQFDLVDTEGMSEQQLREIPYTVVETTSKRSNSNLKIHKSNSKSSVGAKSTGSGNTITNGSGSGNTGQARNRVDRIRGLYYQSSHPHEANGGPGTGGHAPKNGSIRSASTISSRECERNNGLVRMMSSMSMGDFISPTGSNLSPLENSALRVSHEHTDSGLGADQDYAYSSERSSDSTRYGTNKSSGASSGSHRKSGGSATGGGGGTYNNLMQQTSAIVSEMSTEL